GGCGAACAAACCGAGAATACGCGGGATAGCGGGCCGATTCATCATGATATTGCGGTTCTATTGATTTATATATGGAAAACTTCTGCCGTCGTGCTTCATGCCGGAAGTGGAAGCATGGCAGGGATCCCGGAGAAGATCCCTGCCGTAATGTTTCTATCTGCGGCGACGCAGGCGCAGGGCGGTGAGAACCGCAAGGGCGGTAAGGAGCCAGGCCGTGGGCGCGCCGCCGCCGCCCGCCGTATGGCCGCTTTCGGGGAAGCCGTGAGGGGACGTGTCCTTCTCGACCACCGCCGCCGGCGGGCCGAACATTTCAAGGGTTGTCACCGTCGCGGCCTCGTCGGCGGCGATGCGGCGGATGACGCCGTTGCCGGTGTCGGCCACGTAGAGAACGCCGTCTTTCAGTGTGATGGCTGCGGGGTTGCGGAACCAGGCATTGGCGCCAGAGCCATCCCGCAATCCGGCTGCATCGCCCGCGAGCGTGACCACGGTGCCGCCGGTGATGACGCGAATGCGGGAATTACCCGTGTCGGCCACATAGATGTCACCCGACTCATCCACCACGAGGTCGCGGGGGGCGTTGAAGGAGGCTTCGGTCAACGCGTCGCCATCATCGGCGCCGGCTGTTCCCGTGCCGGCGAGAGTCGAAACCACGCCGCCGGACAGGTCAATGAGGCGGATGAGGTGATTGCCGGTGTCGGCCACATACACATAGCTGCCGGACACATCGACCGCCACGCTGGCGGGCGCATTGAACTGCGCATCGAGCAGCGCGCCGTTGTTGGTGCCCGAAGCGGTGCCGCCGGCGACGATGCTCACTTCGCCCGCGGCAGTGATTTTCTTGATGAGGTGATTGCCGGTGTCGGCGATGTAGGTGACGCCGACGACGGTGTCCAGCGAAGCGAGGCCGGCGGGGGAGGCGAAGCTCGCGTCGGTGCCGGTGCCGATGGTCGTGACCACGCCGCCGGTGGAGCCGGTGAGGGTGACAGCGCGCAGGAGGTGGTTGCCGGTGTCGGCTACGAGAAGCACACCGTCGCCGTTGAGCGAGAGGCCGCGCGGGGCGGCGAAACGCGCGTCGGTGCCGGTGCCGTCCACGCCGGCGCCGCTCGCGCCGGAGAGTCCGGCCCATGTCGTGACCGAGCCGCTGGCGACGATTTCCTGGATCGTGTGCAGGGTGGTGTCGGAGACATAGATCTTGTCGCCGCCGGTGCCGGTGGCGATGGCGATACCGGAGGGAGCGGGGAGCAGGTTTTCCATGAAAAGCATGGTGGCGGTGGCGCTGTAAACGGTGGCTAGGCGCGTGGAGACCGCGCAGCGCAGGAGTCGCTCGGTGTTGGCGAGGCTGGCGGAGCCGGTCAACGAGAGCATGGAGGTGGTGCTGGTCCTGGCGACGCTGCCGGCCCAAGTGCCGCTGATGTTGCTAATCGGGAGCCAGATTTTGGTCGCGGGGTGGAGATACTGCCACTGGGTGGCCAGATCGGGGGTGCCGGTGGCAGTGACCACGAGGTTGGCGCTCCGGCCCACCGCCGTGGGCTGGATTTCAGGCGGTTGCTGGAAAATCACCGGCACCGTCGAGAAAATCCAGCCCGGATACGCACGTTCCGCCGCGCCGCCGGCGGTTTCGAGCGTGACGGTGACGCCGCCCGCGGTTTCGGAGCCGGCGGGCACGGTCACGACGATCTTCCCGTCGGACAGGCTCGCGATCTCCGCCGTCACTCCGTTGACCTTCACGCCGGCGGAGGAGATGAAGTTTTCGCCCGTGAGCGTGAGCGTGTCGCCGGGCTTGATCGTGACCGTGCTTTGCGGCGCCACGTCGAACAACACCGGCGGCGGCGCGATGGTGGTGTCAATCGTGAACACGTCCGTCACGGTGTCAGAACCGCCATCGGTGGTGACGGTGAGGCTGGCGGGGCCGGCGGGCGCGGTGTCGGGGACCTTGACCTTGATCGTGTCGTCGGTGGACGTGAAACCTTCGATCTCCGGCGCGAGGATGCCGGCGATTTTCACGTCCAGGACGGTGGTCGTGAAATACGAGCCGGTGATGGTGATGGTCTGGTTGCGCGCGACGGTTCCGCTGACGATGCTCTGGGCACCGCCCGCGATGCCGACATCGTCGATCACCGGCGGCGTGAGGGTGACGGTCAATTTCTGCGGCGCGGTGAGCGGGCCGCTGCCGGTGACGAGCGAGACTTCCTTGTCGACACCGGCGGTGCCGGCGGGGACGCGGACGCGAATGGTGGCATAGGTGCTGTCGATGATTTCGGCGTTGATGCCGCCGATGGTTACACTTTGCAGTCCCATGAGGTAGGCACCGCGGATGGTGATGATGTCGCCTGGATGGACGGCCTCGGGCGTGATTTCGGCGACGACAGACTTGGGTGTGGAGACGACCATGCTCCACGAGGTGCCGACGCGGATGTGATCGATGTAGTGGGCGTTGCTGCTGCTGAGCGCGTTGGTGCGCACGCCGATGCCGCCGAAGCCGGTGGAGTTGCCGGTGTTGGCCTCGGCGATGACGGTCATGTTCGGATCGGTGTTGGGTTCGTCGTCAACGCCGGGGTTGAGCCAGGCCTGGCAGCGGGTGTAGCGGGTGCCGTTCCAGCCGCTGTATCTGAAAACCGCAAAGTAAACCTGTCCGACCTTGAGTCGGTTCGCACCATCACCGCCGGCCGACACGGCTCCGACCGCCATGGTCTGCCCCGAACTGGAGGTGCCCACGCGCGCCCCGAGCCGGCCTTCGGTGCCGACGCCGAGAAGTCCCGCCGTGGTGGTGTCAAAGGTGGAATCGCCCACGCGCGCAGCGGGGATGGCCGCCCAAGAACTGAAGATTTGCGCGCCGAGGTCGTTGCCGTCCTGCGCGCCCCATGTGACTTTGAAGATGAAGCTCATGAAGACGTCGCTTCCGCCCGTCACCGGTGTTTCGACGAGGCGGGCGAGGGCATTGTTGGCGGTGGCGGCGAGGCGGATGGCACGGCCGCCGCCGAGCACGGCGCCGTTGTCGAGCGTGTAGGTGAGACGGTGGCTGTCATCGTCGATGATGGAGAAAAGGTTGTTGGCGTTGCCTGTCCACGCGCCGCCCCAACCGCTGCCGCCATCCTGCCCATACAGGGCGCCGACGGTGTAGTTTTCGCTCTCGAAATCGTCCGAGGCAATCAACGCGGCGGGAGCCCTGACGGTGAACCGGCCCGTCAGCGTTTCGGTGCCGTGGTCGTTGACGAGGACGATGGTGCCGTCGGCCGTGCCGTCGGGCACGCAGATTCGCAGGAGGGTATCGCTGCTTTCAGCCCAGATCACCGGCGCGCCGACGCCGCCGATGGTGACAGTGGCGCCGTCGAGGTATTTGCCGGTGATCTCGATGACTTCACCGGGTGCCGCGCCATCGAGGTTGAGGTTGTTCACGGTGAGGACGGGCGCGACATTCAGCGCGCCGGCGGTGCTGTTTGCGGAGCCGCCGGCGGTGGTGACGGTGATAGTGTGGTTGCCCATCGGGATGTCCTCCGGCAGGGCGGCGACGATCGCGGTGTCGTTGCTTTGCTCCTCGTTAACTGTGAGCGTGTGGCCGCCGGCCGTGACCGACACGGGGTTGGAGAGGTATTGGCCGGTGATGGTGACATTGCCGCCGGGAGCCACGGCGGCGGGCGCGACGCCGGTGATGGCGGGCGGGGCGGTGACATGGAGGATCTGCGCGGCAGTGGTGGAGCCGCCGGCGTTGGTGACGACAAGCTCAAGGCTCTCGCCGACAGCGCCGACGGGGAGGGTGATGGTCAGTTCGGTGTAGATTTTGTTGTGGGCGTCGAAGTCGGCCTCCGTGCCGCCCGTGGCCTTCGTCGCCACCGTCGTGCCGCCGATGGTCACGGTGGAAGTGGCGGTGAAGTTTTCGCCGGTGAGGGTAAGGGTGTCGCCGGGGTGGAGCTCGCCGTTGGTGAGGTTTTGACCGCCGGGCGCGGTGATGCTGGAGATGACCGGTGCGGGCAGCGTGGGCGTGCCGACGACAGCGTCCCACGTGGTGCCGATGCGGAGGGCGTCAAAGATATAGTAGCGGCTTGTGTTGAGGCCGTTGACGCGGAGGCGTAGGCCGTTGAAGGAGGCGGAGCCGCCGCTGGTGCCATTGTCCACGACGGAGACGGTTTGGTCGGTGGTGGTTTCGTCGTTGGTGGTGGGGTCGAGCCAGACGCGCACGGAGCGGTAGGCCGAGCCGCTCCAGCCTGTGTATTTCACGACCATGAAGTAGGTCTGGCCGTAACGGAGTGTGGCGGCAAAGCGGTTGCGCTGGGGGGAGGTGACTAGGTTGGAGTTGTTGACGCGGGCACCGATTTGGCCGGTGATGCCGGCGATGGCGGAAGCGTCGTTGGTGCTCGGGCTCCCGTCGAGAGCGAAGAGTTGGAACATCTGGTTACCGCTACTGAAAGTGCCGCCGTCGGACTGGGCGGTGTTTTTGTATTTGAAGATGAAGCTGACAAAAACGTCGGAGCCGTCCGTCACGGCGTCGGCGATGTTGCGGGAGATGGCGGGGTTGACGTCCAAACTGGTGGCGGTGCCGGTGGAGGAAACCACGAGTGTCACGCCCGATGTGCCGCTCCCGAGCACAGTGCCATCGTCCAGCGTATAGGTGATGAGGTTCCCTGGGTCGTCCGTCAGGGTCAGAACCGCCGCCGCACCTCCCGCCACCCACCCACCGCCCCAGCCGGTGCCGCCATTTTGGTCGGTAGGGGATGAGCCCGCGGTGTAACTGTCAAAATTGTCCTCGGCGACGAGCGCGGCGCGGGCGGGGAGCGCGGCGAAGCCGATGGCGATGAGCGCAAACAACCCGCGCAGTGCGAGTCTGTGGACTGGGTGGGTTTGGGTTTTGTTTTTCATGATCGTGACAATTTTTCGGGTGAGGTTTTTGAGGAGAATGCGACGATGGAGGGTTTGCAAAAACGGCGGGCGGGGACGAGTTGCGGGGCGGGGAGGCAAAGGAACAATGAGATGGGCGTGCGAATGGTTTGCCGGTATGCAGGAAGCATGAACAGACGCATGATTGCTTACGTAAGATCAACGGTATTCCCGGCAACGGGCGCAGGCGACATGCCCGCGCTGCATGCGCCTGCCGCGCCCGCGTCCAGAGGCGCAACAACCTTTTGGCACGCGCCGTTGTTTTCCTGCCGGGTCATGGCTTTGACGGAGCGGTCAGCAGCGTTGCAACCACGCCCCCGGCATCAACACCGTGGAACACGAGCACAAGGGCGGATTGCGCGGACAGAGCGGGGCCGGACCGAACCGGGCGGGGTGCAGAATCAAGCACGCACGGCCGGCGGCGGACTGGCGCATGATCGCCGCGGTGGCAAAAAACAGGCAGGCAATAAAATACAGTTTCATGGGGAGACTTTTGTAAATAAAGCGGCGGAGTGCCTGATGAATACAAAGACGCGGCGGCATGCTTTGTATTATTTTGCCTTCTTACAAGGTTCCCCTTGACAGCGGGAACGCGAAACCATCTTACGTAAAACAGCCAGCATCGATTTTTCCATTCATTCCGTCCTCCGCCTGCCACTACTCCCATGAAAACCGTGAGCCTCAAGGATATCGCCGACCGCACCGGCGTGTCGCGGATGACCGTTTCCTGCGCACTGCGCAATTCGCCACGGGTGCGGAAGGAAACGGCGGAGCGCATTCGCGCGGTGGCGAAACAACTGGGCTACGCGCCCGATCCGAAACTCGCGGCGGCGATGACCGGCGTGCGCAACGCCAAGCGCAAGACCCTCGAGCCGATCGCCTGGCTCAACGCCAACCAGAACGCCCGCGCCTACCACGACTACACCTGGCTCGCGCCCTACCGGCTGGGCGCGGCGGAGCGCTGTGCCGAGCTTGGCTACAAGCTCGACGAATTCTGGATGCGCGACCCCGGCATGACCGACCGGCGCATGTCGTCGATTCTTGTGGCGCGCGGCATCCGCGGTGTGGTGCTTTGCCCGGCGGTGCTGCCGGAAATCACGCATCTGCGCCTGGACTGGAAACATTTTGCCAGCGTTTCGTTTGAAACCGCCGTGCTCATCCCGCGGGTGCACCGGGTCGCGCCGGATTATCATTATAATATTCTGCTCGCCTTGAAAATGCTGCGACGCCTGGGCTACCGGAGAATCGGCTTGTTTCTGCACCGGCAGGAGGAGCGCCGCTCGCATCACACCTATCTGGCCAGTTTTCGTTATTTCCAGTCGGGGATTCCGGCAGCGGAGCATGTGACGCCGTTGGTCTACGATCCGTTTGACAAGGCCGCGTTGTTCAAATGGCTCGACGAGGTCGGCCCCGACGTCGTGCTCGGGCACCATAGCAAACTTGTCGCCTGGATGGAGGAATCCGGCCGGCGTGTGCCGGAAGATATCGGCGTGGCGCATCTCTCGCTCGACGGCGATTGCGAGGACTGGGCCGGCATCTGGCAGCACAAGCACCGCATCGGTGCGCAGACTGTGGAGCTGCTGGTCTCGATGATACAGAACAGCCGATTCGGGCTGCCCGATATTGCCTATGAAACAAACATCCCCGGTGAGTGGCGGCATGGGAAGACGCTGCGGCGCAGGGACGTTATCATTACGAAGCTGAAGCGCAAAACAGCCCGCGCGAGGGCGAGGTGAACTTTCAAATCTCGGGATCGCTCAAAGGGGAGGAACGACTTACAGCAAGATCTCTTGCGTTGGAATGGGGACATCCACGTTTCCGGCCATCCCGGGCGCGTGAAAAATTTTATGTAAGATAACGTCTGGCTGTCGCCACCCGGAGAACTGCGCCAAGTATTCGTTCGTACACCCGCCCCATGCACGATCACATTGTCACGGTGGCCGCCACTTGTCTCTCCAACCCTGTACTCCGCCCAAACATGCACCTCCAGCAACGCCTCAAGCCAGGCCGCGGCGACCGTCGCGCTCTTTTGCTCCTTACCAGCCTGTTCTTTTCGTGCGGTCTCGCGCTCACCGTCACCGCTCAACAAATGGCTGCCGGAACCGACATCGAGGAAGATGTCGTCATGATGAACCCCTTCGAAGTCGGAGGGGAAAAAGATTACGGCTATCAGGCGACCACCACGCTGGCCGGCGGGCGCATCGAGACCGACCTCAAGGACACCCCCGCCGCCATCTCGATTCTCACCCGGGATTTCATGGACGATCTGGGACTGAACAGCCTGGAAGATTTCGCAGCCTGGTCGGTGAGCTCCGAGGCCGTCGATCCCGGCTCCAGCAACGGCTTCAGCGCCGGCTTCATGATTTCTACCCGCGGCTTCGGCAACAACGTGTTCGGCAGTCGGAATTATTTCCGCTCATATGCCGGCAGCGACAGCTACAACACCGAACGCCTCGAATTCTCCCGCGGCCCCAACGCCATGCTCTTCGGCGAGGCGAGTGTGGGCGGCGTCGCCACGACTTGGACCAAACAGGCCAAGCTGAACCGGAAAATCAGCGTGCTCTCGATGAAGGTGAACTCGTTCGGCTCCCTGCGCAGCACCCTGGACTATAATTACAGCCCAACCAGGAGATTTGCCATTCGTGTCAACGCCCTCTACGAAAACGCGGAAGACTGGCAGAACGAGCAAAATACGTGGCAGAAGAACTTTCACATCGCGACCTCGGTCGGCATCACCAAAAACACCCAGTTCCGCGCCGAGTTTGAGCATGCCGAAAGGGAGCGCTCCATCCCGATCGAACGATTCAGGGACTATGTGAGCTCGTGGAACGGCGACCCGTCCAGCACCGCCGGCACCGGCGTCATGTACTCCTCCGATGTCCTCGTGTGGAACGCCGCGCGCCCCGAGGACGGCCTTCTCAACTGGAACAGCTACACGAGAACCAACGGCACCGGCCTCTACATGAGCACCACTCCCAGGAGTGAAATCGCCCGCTTCCCCGTCGCTCCCTCCCGCGAGTTCAACGCCAACGCCCCTTCAAGCGTCGGCTATTGGAAAACCAACACCGCCTCGGTCTATCTGGACCAGAAAGTCGGGAAAAACCTGTTCCTTCAGGCCGCCTACAACTACACGAAACCGGAAAAGCGCATCGAGAACAATTCGGACAAGTGGAACGAGCTGTATATCGACACGAACCAGAGATTGCCGAACGCGGAGCTCAACCCGTATTATTTGACTCCCTACAGCGAGGTGACGATGTCGGACCAGCTTTCCTTCAACGAACTTCACGAATTCCGGGTGATGGCTGTGTGGAAATTCGAGCGGTCATGGACCCGGCAGGCGTTCACCGTCCTCGCCAGCCACCGCATCGACGATTACGAAAGCAACACCAGAAGGCTGGTTCCGACCGGCATCAAGTCCATGAGCGGTGCCGACGCCACGTATTATTCCTCCAACAGCACCGCCGACGCGATCAGAATCCGCCGCTACTGGACCGATCTCGGCCCGGACAGCAGGCCGGCCTCGATCACCAACGATTACGGCACCTGGCCCATCGGATTCCGCGAATATGCAACCAGTAAAAGCGAAACCATAACCGACGGCATCCAGATATC
This genomic stretch from Termitidicoccus mucosus harbors:
- a CDS encoding LacI family DNA-binding transcriptional regulator yields the protein MKTVSLKDIADRTGVSRMTVSCALRNSPRVRKETAERIRAVAKQLGYAPDPKLAAAMTGVRNAKRKTLEPIAWLNANQNARAYHDYTWLAPYRLGAAERCAELGYKLDEFWMRDPGMTDRRMSSILVARGIRGVVLCPAVLPEITHLRLDWKHFASVSFETAVLIPRVHRVAPDYHYNILLALKMLRRLGYRRIGLFLHRQEERRSHHTYLASFRYFQSGIPAAEHVTPLVYDPFDKAALFKWLDEVGPDVVLGHHSKLVAWMEESGRRVPEDIGVAHLSLDGDCEDWAGIWQHKHRIGAQTVELLVSMIQNSRFGLPDIAYETNIPGEWRHGKTLRRRDVIITKLKRKTARARAR
- a CDS encoding TonB-dependent siderophore receptor, which encodes MHDHIVTVAATCLSNPVLRPNMHLQQRLKPGRGDRRALLLLTSLFFSCGLALTVTAQQMAAGTDIEEDVVMMNPFEVGGEKDYGYQATTTLAGGRIETDLKDTPAAISILTRDFMDDLGLNSLEDFAAWSVSSEAVDPGSSNGFSAGFMISTRGFGNNVFGSRNYFRSYAGSDSYNTERLEFSRGPNAMLFGEASVGGVATTWTKQAKLNRKISVLSMKVNSFGSLRSTLDYNYSPTRRFAIRVNALYENAEDWQNEQNTWQKNFHIATSVGITKNTQFRAEFEHAERERSIPIERFRDYVSSWNGDPSSTAGTGVMYSSDVLVWNAARPEDGLLNWNSYTRTNGTGLYMSTTPRSEIARFPVAPSREFNANAPSSVGYWKTNTASVYLDQKVGKNLFLQAAYNYTKPEKRIENNSDKWNELYIDTNQRLPNAELNPYYLTPYSEVTMSDQLSFNELHEFRVMAVWKFERSWTRQAFTVLASHRIDDYESNTRRLVPTGIKSMSGADATYYSSNSTADAIRIRRYWTDLGPDSRPASITNDYGTWPIGFREYATSKSETITDGIQISSVSAYFHGRLSVIAGYKYDRYEKTDWATDTRETTASPNAGASATLSRNSPPVIHKHSPSIGGVYWLGWGLGLAVNYAKNFNPALGGNPDIRGYSMAPSTGEGLDVGLRFDFKKQNLTGSLNYYDNENDGGASTPEENYNATMGNAINAIWVQMGRDESVSTSFRERGATKGKGWELEIVYNPTKNWRMRLAGNLPHNESIKKWVVVKGYVAEHRPEWEAFINDETQDAQARHTAALNLQSLDNLFATIGAPGSRATSTTIQWKANFFTSYRFPSGPLRGFSISGGANYTGKRLIGRRLEDLSNIWNEDILLFNTMLKYEFKLLKKSVSVQLNIDNLLNNDQLDFRTAELYSGTWYYDRYNYLTPRRFTLTTTIRF
- a CDS encoding IPT/TIG domain-containing protein; the encoded protein is MKNKTQTHPVHRLALRGLFALIAIGFAALPARAALVAEDNFDSYTAGSSPTDQNGGTGWGGGWVAGGAAAVLTLTDDPGNLITYTLDDGTVLGSGTSGVTLVVSSTGTATSLDVNPAISRNIADAVTDGSDVFVSFIFKYKNTAQSDGGTFSSGNQMFQLFALDGSPSTNDASAIAGITGQIGARVNNSNLVTSPQRNRFAATLRYGQTYFMVVKYTGWSGSAYRSVRVWLDPTTNDETTTDQTVSVVDNGTSGGSASFNGLRLRVNGLNTSRYYIFDALRIGTTWDAVVGTPTLPAPVISSITAPGGQNLTNGELHPGDTLTLTGENFTATSTVTIGGTTVATKATGGTEADFDAHNKIYTELTITLPVGAVGESLELVVTNAGGSTTAAQILHVTAPPAITGVAPAAVAPGGNVTITGQYLSNPVSVTAGGHTLTVNEEQSNDTAIVAALPEDIPMGNHTITVTTAGGSANSTAGALNVAPVLTVNNLNLDGAAPGEVIEITGKYLDGATVTIGGVGAPVIWAESSDTLLRICVPDGTADGTIVLVNDHGTETLTGRFTVRAPAALIASDDFESENYTVGALYGQDGGSGWGGAWTGNANNLFSIIDDDSHRLTYTLDNGAVLGGGRAIRLAATANNALARLVETPVTGGSDVFMSFIFKVTWGAQDGNDLGAQIFSSWAAIPAARVGDSTFDTTTAGLLGVGTEGRLGARVGTSSSGQTMAVGAVSAGGDGANRLKVGQVYFAVFRYSGWNGTRYTRCQAWLNPGVDDEPNTDPNMTVIAEANTGNSTGFGGIGVRTNALSSSNAHYIDHIRVGTSWSMVVSTPKSVVAEITPEAVHPGDIITIRGAYLMGLQSVTIGGINAEIIDSTYATIRVRVPAGTAGVDKEVSLVTGSGPLTAPQKLTVTLTPPVIDDVGIAGGAQSIVSGTVARNQTITITGSYFTTTVLDVKIAGILAPEIEGFTSTDDTIKVKVPDTAPAGPASLTVTTDGGSDTVTDVFTIDTTIAPPPVLFDVAPQSTVTIKPGDTLTLTGENFISSAGVKVNGVTAEIASLSDGKIVVTVPAGSETAGGVTVTLETAGGAAERAYPGWIFSTVPVIFQQPPEIQPTAVGRSANLVVTATGTPDLATQWQYLHPATKIWLPISNISGTWAGSVARTSTTSMLSLTGSASLANTERLLRCAVSTRLATVYSATATMLFMENLLPAPSGIAIATGTGGDKIYVSDTTLHTIQEIVASGSVTTWAGLSGASGAGVDGTGTDARFAAPRGLSLNGDGVLLVADTGNHLLRAVTLTGSTGGVVTTIGTGTDASFASPAGLASLDTVVGVTYIADTGNHLIKKITAAGEVSIVAGGTASGTNNGALLDAQFNAPASVAVDVSGSYVYVADTGNHLIRLIDLSGGVVSTLAGTGTAGADDGDALTEASFNAPRDLVVDESGDIYVADTGNSRIRVITGGTVVTLAGDAAGLRDGSGANAWFRNPAAITLKDGVLYVADTGNGVIRRIAADEAATVTTLEMFGPPAAVVEKDTSPHGFPESGHTAGGGGAPTAWLLTALAVLTALRLRRRR